One Candidatus Bathyarchaeia archaeon genomic window, GGGACCTCAACTGTTACAGTGGCTCCCACCAACGGCTTCGGCGGGACCGTAACGCTTACTACGTCTCCATCATCTGGTCTTAACGCAAGCATTTCTCCAGCGTCGATTTCAACCGCTTCAGGCACCGCAACCCTTTCCGTCAATTCGACGACTGCAGGTAGCTATTCGGTTACAGTAACGGGAACAGCTTCGTCAGGGACCCACTCAGTTACGGTTACTGTTACAGTTGTGGCGCCGGACTTCAAGATCACTCTAAGGGCCTCTACCCTTACTGTGGCTCCAGGGTCATCCGGAAATGTTGTGGTCACATTGACAAGTCTAAACGGGTTCTCCGGCACCGTGTCCCTGACCGCTATCATTTCACCTCTCGGACCGCAGGCTACCTTCAGCCCTGCTTCCGTCGCTGTTTCTACAAGCGGCCCTGTAAATTCAACACTCAGTGCGTCTGCGGCTTCTTCAGGGGCTTATTCCAGTACAGTTTCCCAAGGCAACTACAATATCAATGTCACCGGGACAAGTGGTCAATTGGTTCATCCAGTAACGCTAGCATTGACCGTCGGTTCAACATCAAGCGTCCTCTCAAATGTAGCTATCATAGGGGGAGGAATTGCCGCCGCAATCGCGATCATCGCCGGGACCGTCTACGTTATGCGACGCAGATCTAAGACA contains:
- a CDS encoding cupredoxin domain-containing protein, producing MSQRKFISGFFIGLIFLISVPFAQHSGLIPKAQAATINITLYAYFSGWNNTKPSGANPTITVTQGDTISFNLIEGDASTHRFLLDIDNSSITNDCANPGPDKCSGDITTTQGSSISSFAVMSTPGTYFYYCTYHSPAYMVGKFVIKASTAPDFTIMANPAAIGPINTRVVGTSTVTVAPTNGFGGTVTLTTSPSSGLNASISPASISTASGTATLSVNSTTAGSYSVTVTGTASSGTHSVTVTVTVVAPDFKITLRASTLTVAPGSSGNVVVTLTSLNGFSGTVSLTAIISPLGPQATFSPASVAVSTSGPVNSTLSASAASSGAYSSTVSQGNYNINVTGTSGQLVHPVTLALTVGSTSSVLSNVAIIGGGIAAAIAIIAGTVYVMRRRSKTKT